The genomic stretch CAAAGCTAAAAATGGCAAAAAAAGCTGCCAAACATAATATTTCCGTTCATATAGCCAATGGCACCACCCCCAACGTCATCTTGGATATCGTCAATGGCAAGCAAATCGGAACCAAAGTGATGCAAAACTGACCTATTGCCCTTTGATTCCATACAGGCACTGTCCAAACCTGGCAGCTGAAGAACCTGTAATAGTCCGGACTCCTGTCCCACTCAAAAACCTTTTGTAAACAATGGTGTTGCAAAAGGTTTTTTTCTGAATCCCATAATCCCTTTGCCTGTAGGCACAGTGGTTTCCATAAATTGACCATTTAACACTGGGAAGCACTTTTTTTAATCATTCCAATGCGGTAAACCATGGGAATCCGCACATCCATCATTTTCAAGGGCAATCGCTCTGTTCTTTATTAAAAATTAATCTAAATAATGATTGTGTCAAAAATAATAATGTTTTACTTTTACAATAAATTAGATTAAATCTAAACAAATATAGCATCATAAAGCAATTCAGCATTTTTTAAAAAAATCGAATGAAAATACCTCTACTCCTTTACAAAACATATTTTTGGCTGGCGATCTGCATAATGTTATCCGTTACATCTGCCATAGGCCAGACACATCCTACAGCCACTGTAAAAGGAATAATACTCGATGCAGAGGCCATTCCACTTCCCGGTGTCATTGTCCGTATAAAGGACAGCCCGTTGACGGCCATTTCTTCCATTGACGGAAGTTATCAAATCGCCGATGTACCGGAAGGAGAGGTAGAATTTCTACTTTCATGCCTGGGCTACCAGGCCTTTGCAAAAAAGGTATCCATTAGCCCTGATAAATCCACTGTACAACTTGATTTCTCAATGGAAGAATCAACAACAGACCTGGACGGCGTAATCGTAATGGGGCAATCGGTAAAGAGTGAAATTGAAACCAAAGGCTTTGCCGTGGAAGTAGTCGAAACCGATAAGGCCGCTTTGCAATCTGTCCAGACCAACGACCTGCTCAACAGGACGGCCGGTATCCGTGTCAGGCAAAATGGTGGAATTGGTTCCCGGGTGGACTACAACCTTAACGGTATGTCGGGAAATTCGGTGCGCATCTTCATCGATGGCCTACCGATCTCTACCTATGGTCCTTCATTCAGCCTGAACAGCATCCCTCCCGCCCTGATCGAGCGTATTGAGATTTATAAAGGTGTCATTCCGGCGCACCTGGCTGACGACGCCCTGGGCGGGGCCATCAATGTGATCTTGAAAAAAGGGGCTGTCAACAGCCTGATGGCCAGCGTTTCCTACGGATCCTTCAATACATTGCAAGGAAATCTTAATGCGGTATATACCGATAAGACTTCCGGTTTTACCACTAGATTATCGGGGTTTTACAATTATTCCGACAACGACTATGAGGTCTGGGGAAAATTTGTCAGAAATATCCTACCCAATGGCCGATACGATTATGTGCGGGCCAAAAGGTTCAATGACAGCTACAGATCAGTGGGAGGAAAATTCGATATTGGCTTCACCAATGTAAAATGGGCCGACCAGTTTTTTATCAGCTATACCGGATCTGACGATTACAATGAGATCCAGCACGGCACCTATATGTCCATCCCCTACAAGGGACGCTTCACGACGTCCCAATCAAATGTGTTTGGACTAACCTATTCGAAGGAAGGCCTCTTTACTGAAGGGCTTGAAGTCAACTTTAACGGATCTTACAGTAAACGTGGTGAAGTGGTCACCGATACGGTAAAGTGGAATTACAATTGGTTTGGGGAGATAAGCCTCGGGCTGGACGGGAACCCAATCTTGCGACCAAACGGCGCCCAGCAAGGAGCCCCGACCATCAATCACATTGACCGGAACGTCAGCACTTTCCGTGCCGGTGCCAATTATGAAATCAGCCCACATCACAAGCTTATTTTTGGCCAATCCTTCTTCAATATCGACCGCTTTCAGCAGGATGAAATGCGCAGTGCGGTAGAACGACAGTTTGTGGGCACCCGCGATCTGCAAAAGCATATCTCCTCGCTGGGATACGAATTTAACCTGGTCCGGTCACGGCTGACAGGAAACGTCTTCGGCAAGTACTATGTCCAGGATATCGAGCGTATGGACCCCATATTGGTGGAAGGCCCCAACGGATCGGAACGACAAGAGGACAGGGTTTCCAGTACCAGGAACACCACCGGATTTGGCATGGCCTATTCCTTCGAGGTCTGGAAGCAGTTGCTGCTCCTTGCCTCTGCCGAACAGGCGGTAAGGATGCCCTCCGAAGGAGAGATCTTCGGGAGTCCCGGGGACAATATCGTGGAAAACCTGGACATCAGGCCAGAGATCAGCAATAACCTCAACGTAGGCTTCAAGTTGGGAGAATTTAGGCAAAACTCCCATGGGTTTTCATTCTCCGGAACCGGATTTATCCGAGACACCAGGGACAAGATCATCCAACGGATCAACCCAAGGATCAACGATGCGGTTCAGACCAACCCTTTTGAAAACCTGGGCAGGACAAAAGCGATCGGTTTTGAGGGACAGGCCATCTATTCCTATGAAAAAGACTTCCGTGCCTCGGTAAACTTCTCACGCTTCAATTCGGTCTTCAACACCAAGTACGATCCCAATGGCAACCTCTACGATAATTATGGGCAACAGATCCCCAATGAACCTTATTTTACAGTAAACAGCTCATTGGAATACAATTTAAGGAATGTCTTTCAGCAAGGCTCATCACTCAGGTTATCGCATTACTTCAGCTTTGTGGAAAGATTCTATACCACTTGGCTGGAAATTGAGGACTTCAGGACCCCACGACAATTTGTCCATGACCTGGGAGCTACCTACACCTTGCCCAACCAACGGCTTTCCATCAGCGCAGACTTACGAAATGTATTTGACAAACAGGTATATGACAACTTTGCCGTGCAGAAACCCGGCAGGGCCTTCTATCTCAAAGTCAATTATTCTATCCACAACTATAAATAATTTTTAACCAATTAAATTACTAAGGAAGATGTTTAGCACTAACAAATCAGCCTTTAAATTACTTCAAATGGCCCTTTTGGTGGCCATGGCATTCATGTTTGCTTGTAACAGCGAGGATGACATAACCCCTGAGGATCCACAAGAGGCCGACCGATGGGTGACCGTGGCCGGAGCACTAATGGGAGATAGCCCTGGCGACGGAAATGGCGGCACCAAAATCTACGCGGTAAGTTTTGAGGATGCCATCAATCCGGAAACGGAAATCAACGTATTTGACAACGGTGAGCCCGTAAAATCAAACCGTACAGCGAGACTCCAGGTATCAGAAGACGGAAACACCTTGTTCAATATTGCCTATGCCGGTGAAAATGGTGGTGAATTTGCCAAATTTAACGTGAATGGAGGATCCAGCTATGTTCAGCAGGATGTAACGGTCAATATCTCCCAATATGTGGGGCCTGCCCCAAGATGGAGCAAACTGTACAATGGCGACAAGAACGGAATAGCGGTCAACGTGGCTGACATTGCGCCGAACAATGCTGAGGATGAGGAAGAAGCATTCAGCTATTACAGGGGTACTGCTACTGTCTTGGACCTTAACCTTCAGGAAGGCCTCATCGACAATTATAAGCCATATGAGCTGCCACTTTCTGCCGAAGAAGAACTAGCAGGACACTGCATTTTCAGATTGGATGCGCCTGTGCTGAACCAAGCGGGTGACAAACTGCTCATCGGTACCTGGATGCGAAAATACAATGTCGCTACGGGTGAGCGGGAGAGCGAGTGGGAAAGACTGGGTACCAAGACCATCGTGGTGGATTACCCATCGTTGGAAAACCCTACCATCATCACCTCTACCCAAGCCAATGGAGACTGTTCCGGATACCGCAGCAACGTAAACCAAATTGCTGAAGACGGCAGCATTTATCAGGCTACTTCCCGCGACACCAATGGTTCACACATTCTAAGGATCACTCCTGACAATGAGTATGACAATACCTTTGCCATTAGCCTGGATGAGGCTCTTGGACTGACCGACGTGTATGTGGATGCATGGAGATATGTAAACAACGGGATTGGCTATGCCATGATCCGACATGGTGAAGAAGATCAAGGCTACATCGCCAGACTGGACCTCAACCAACAAACGGCATCTTTGGTAAACGAAATCCCTAACGATCCAGATGTAAGGTTTAACCAATACCAAGGATTCATGGTAAATGGAAACGACCTGCTGGTTCCGGTATCTCCATTGGGCAAAGACGGAAACATCTATGTGCTGCACAGCCAGACCGGTGAAGTTTCTGTCGGTGCCAAACTGATCAACAAACCAGGAAACCACTTTATCGGTGCCTTTTAAATCAACGAGCCGATATATTCAAAAGGTGTTAACCTAAGTTATTGACCTTGCTTCCTCTAGGTATTTTAGAGGAAGCAAGGTTTTTGTGCGTACAGGGAAATCAATTCCCAATCGCTCGCATTTTAGCGAATAAAGTTGTGCTATTTAGGATCAACAACCTCCTATCCATATACCGAGACAGTATATGCCCGCATAGCTTGCGGCCTCCAGCAGCACAGGAACAACTCAAAACAACACTTTCAAAAACAGGATTCGATTTATTTGAATAAAGTACCCTTCAGAGACAATCAAAATTTCAATAAGATGAAGACGAAAAAGAAAAAAACCAATTGGCAAAAGGTCAGGAAATTCTTTAATGATATCCACCTTTGGATAGGTTTGGCCAGTGCCCTGGTCCTTATTCCAGTCTGTTTATCAGGAACAATCTATGTTTACAACAGCGAACTGCAGGAAATGTTCAGCGCTCATCTTTATCATATCGAAAAGGAGGAAGGAAATACCAGAAAGTCCATTGAAGCACTTACCCAAGCTTTGTCCACAGAGGTTAGCGGAGACATCACTGCTGTTTCAGTACCCCATGACCAAGAAAGGACTTATGAATTTACCGTACGGGAAAAGGACAGCAGAAGCCGTTTTGGGACGAGGTATTATATGAACCCCTATTCTGCGGAAATTGTAGGGACCTCGGAGGAAAAGAATGCCATTGCCGATTTTATGCGGGACATGTTCAGCCTCCACCGCTGGTTACTTCTCGATAAAATAGAAGAGCCGCTCATTGGAGAACTACCAAACAGGAAGTTGGGCAGCTATATTTCAGGCACTGCCACGATCTTGTTTACCCTGGGTGTCATTACAGGTATCGTCATCTGGTTTCCCCAAAAACTTAAAAGTTGGAAACAAGGGCTTAGACTAAAGCTGAACGGCAGTTGGAAACGTGCCAATCACGACCTGCACAACACCTTGGCCTTTTATTCCTTTTTTATCCTGTTGATCATGGGACTGACAGGCCCGCAGTGGTCATTTCCCTGGTATCGTACCGGATTGCAAAAAGCACTGGGAACTTATCAGGAATCTCCACAAGGACGGGGTGGACACGGAAAACCATCAGCACCAAAGGAAGAAAAACAGGAGACAGTCGCCACACCACTTAAGCTTTTGCCCTATGCGGAATATATTGAAGTGGCCGACAAAAGCCTGCCCTATGACGGGGACTATCGAATTACTTTTCCAAAGGATGCTAACAGCCAAGTGGAAATCTATAAGACCAAAGTAGGTTTTTTTGCTCCCGCAGCAGGTGACAGGATCAATCTGGATCCCCGTACGGCAGCCGTCACGGACATTCAGTTATTTCATGCGCAACCCTTCAACCAACGTTTGGCAAGATCGATAAAAGCACTTCATATCGGCTCGGTTTACGGCGGATTTTCCAAACTCCTTTACTTTATCTCCTGTTTGATCGCCACCAGCCTGCCCATCACCGGCACCCTTATCTGGATCAACAAGATGAAGAAAAAACCTGCTAGAAAAACAACAAAAACACGGCAGGCTGTCCCTGCATCCTAAAAGGAAACCAGGTGGAGGAAGTAGCCACCTGGTTTCCTTTTATTAAATGCCATTGTCATAGGGATGTTTTTCATCTTTTTCAACACTACTTTTTCCGGCGTGTTCTGACCGGTCAAAAGCCTGCAGGAGGCATTAAGCTACCCTATCACAGGGATGTTGTCCCGGCACCTTTCAGGATAGTTAGGCACCCTTCATGATCAGCCATTTGTTATACTGGCTAAAATGCTTTATTTTAATACTTTAAGCACATAAAGGACACGGCAATTGTATTACAATGACCAAAAACTTCTCACCCCGTTCGTATACAGCTTCATGTGCCTGCTGGCCGTCAGCCTGTTTTTTTTGAAGTGCTCGCCAAAGATCACTACCTATGATCCCCCCATAGAGGAGCCGCAGGACTTCTCAGCATCCGGAAAGGATAGCGTCTCCAACCGTTGGTGGGAGGCTTTTGATGACCCTGAACTGAACCGGCTGATGGACAGTTCTTTTTCACACAACATGAACCTGATCCGCATATGGTACCAGCTCCAGGAGGCCAGGTCCATGCGCAAAATACAATCCACTTTCCTCCTTCCTGATATCGAAGGCAGCGCCCGGACCGCCATTAGCCGCCCCCAGCCTGATTTCGCCGG from Echinicola soli encodes the following:
- a CDS encoding TonB-dependent receptor; the encoded protein is MKIPLLLYKTYFWLAICIMLSVTSAIGQTHPTATVKGIILDAEAIPLPGVIVRIKDSPLTAISSIDGSYQIADVPEGEVEFLLSCLGYQAFAKKVSISPDKSTVQLDFSMEESTTDLDGVIVMGQSVKSEIETKGFAVEVVETDKAALQSVQTNDLLNRTAGIRVRQNGGIGSRVDYNLNGMSGNSVRIFIDGLPISTYGPSFSLNSIPPALIERIEIYKGVIPAHLADDALGGAINVILKKGAVNSLMASVSYGSFNTLQGNLNAVYTDKTSGFTTRLSGFYNYSDNDYEVWGKFVRNILPNGRYDYVRAKRFNDSYRSVGGKFDIGFTNVKWADQFFISYTGSDDYNEIQHGTYMSIPYKGRFTTSQSNVFGLTYSKEGLFTEGLEVNFNGSYSKRGEVVTDTVKWNYNWFGEISLGLDGNPILRPNGAQQGAPTINHIDRNVSTFRAGANYEISPHHKLIFGQSFFNIDRFQQDEMRSAVERQFVGTRDLQKHISSLGYEFNLVRSRLTGNVFGKYYVQDIERMDPILVEGPNGSERQEDRVSSTRNTTGFGMAYSFEVWKQLLLLASAEQAVRMPSEGEIFGSPGDNIVENLDIRPEISNNLNVGFKLGEFRQNSHGFSFSGTGFIRDTRDKIIQRINPRINDAVQTNPFENLGRTKAIGFEGQAIYSYEKDFRASVNFSRFNSVFNTKYDPNGNLYDNYGQQIPNEPYFTVNSSLEYNLRNVFQQGSSLRLSHYFSFVERFYTTWLEIEDFRTPRQFVHDLGATYTLPNQRLSISADLRNVFDKQVYDNFAVQKPGRAFYLKVNYSIHNYK
- a CDS encoding PepSY-associated TM helix domain-containing protein; translation: MKTKKKKTNWQKVRKFFNDIHLWIGLASALVLIPVCLSGTIYVYNSELQEMFSAHLYHIEKEEGNTRKSIEALTQALSTEVSGDITAVSVPHDQERTYEFTVREKDSRSRFGTRYYMNPYSAEIVGTSEEKNAIADFMRDMFSLHRWLLLDKIEEPLIGELPNRKLGSYISGTATILFTLGVITGIVIWFPQKLKSWKQGLRLKLNGSWKRANHDLHNTLAFYSFFILLIMGLTGPQWSFPWYRTGLQKALGTYQESPQGRGGHGKPSAPKEEKQETVATPLKLLPYAEYIEVADKSLPYDGDYRITFPKDANSQVEIYKTKVGFFAPAAGDRINLDPRTAAVTDIQLFHAQPFNQRLARSIKALHIGSVYGGFSKLLYFISCLIATSLPITGTLIWINKMKKKPARKTTKTRQAVPAS